From a single Apostichopus japonicus isolate 1M-3 chromosome 12, ASM3797524v1, whole genome shotgun sequence genomic region:
- the LOC139977127 gene encoding prenylated Rab acceptor protein 1-like, with protein MDDFGTSKESSSAYDIPTELGLEGNIEIPESVKKMSLSLSNAGVRDWIFRRRETVRPWGEFLSSARFSKPSSVANASQRVVANIEHFQSNYIFVFVGLLLYCLITSPLLLIALAGVFGAFYFVSVKNSGQKLNIAGYELTLFQQYVAIAACSLPIFFFIGAGSAFFWVIGASFVAIMLHAVFFNTQIDGVDDAETELMMDEVTVG; from the exons ATGGACGATTTTGGAACGAGCAAGGAATCTAGTTCTGCCTACGATATTCCGACAGAACTAGGACTAGAAGGAAATATTGAGATACCCGAGAGTGTGAAAAA GATGTCTCTCAGTCTTTCCAATGCTGGAGTTCGGGACTGGATATTCCGTCGCAGAGAAACCGTTCGACCTTGGGGGGAATTCCTGTCTTCAGCGAGGTTCTCAAAGCCATCTAGTGTTGCCAATGCAAGCCAACGGGTTGTAGCAAACATTGAACACTTTCAGAGCAACTacatctttgtttttgttggcCTTCTACTTTATTGTTT AATCACATCTCCTCTCCTGCTGATAGCATTGGCTGGAGTGTTTGGTGCCTTCTACTTTGTGAGCGTGAAAAATTCTGGACAAAAGCTGAATATTGCAG GTTATGAGTTGACTTTATTCCAGCAGTACGTAGCCATCGCTGCATGTTCTCTTCCGATCTTCTTCTTCATCGGGGCAGGGTCAGCCTTCTTTTGGGTCATAG GAGCATCCTTTGTGGCTATCATGCTCCACGCTGTGTTCTTCAATACACAGATTGATGGTGTGGATGATGCAGAGACTGAACTCATGATGGATGAAGT aactgTGGGCTAG